The Candidatus Abyssobacteria bacterium SURF_5 DNA segment AAAAGAGATCCAGGAAAAAGCCGAGCATATCTTTGACTGGCTGATCGAGATCCGGCGCGATCTGCATGCGCATCCCGAGATCGGCCTGCAGGAAATTCGCACCTCGAAAAAAGTCGCCGAAGAGCTTCGCGCGCTCGGGCTCGAAGTGAGGACCGATATCGGAGTGACCGGCGTCGTCGGCCTTCTGCGCGGCTCCTCGCCCGGCCGCACAATCGCGATTCGTGCCGACATGGACGCGCTCCCCATCATCGAGGAGACAGGTTTACCGTTCGCCTCGACGAACATCGGAGTCATGCACGCATGCGGGCACGACGGCCACGTCGCGATGGCGCTCGGAACGGCGCGGGTGCTGACCGAGCTTCGCGAGAAGATCCATGGCGCCGTCAAGTTCATCATGCAGCCGGCTGAAGAGAGCTACGGCGGCGCGAAGGACCTCGTCGAGGAGGGAGTGCTCGAGAATCCGAACGTAGACGCGATCATTGCGCTTCATATCGACGCGCATGAGCCCGTCGGCAAGCTCGTCATCAAACCGGGTCCCATTGGCGCATCGGTCGACGTTTTCATGGTATCGATCAACGGCAAGGGCGGGCACAGCTCCGAGCCGCACGCGTGCGTCGACCCGATCCACATCGCGGCGCAGGCAATCATTGCGCTGCAGACAATGGTCACCCGCACCTTTGACGCGAGGGACCCGATTGTGCTGAGCGTGTGCTCGATCCAGAGCGGAAGCGCATTCAACGTGATCCCCGAGAACGTTCATTTCGGCGGCACCGTAAGAAGCCTCTCGGAGAAGCAGCGACACGAG contains these protein-coding regions:
- a CDS encoding amidohydrolase, whose amino-acid sequence is MKKEIQEKAEHIFDWLIEIRRDLHAHPEIGLQEIRTSKKVAEELRALGLEVRTDIGVTGVVGLLRGSSPGRTIAIRADMDALPIIEETGLPFASTNIGVMHACGHDGHVAMALGTARVLTELREKIHGAVKFIMQPAEESYGGAKDLVEEGVLENPNVDAIIALHIDAHEPVGKLVIKPGPIGASVDVFMVSINGKGGHSSEPHACVDPIHIAAQAIIALQTMVTRTFDARDPIVLSVCSIQSGSAFNVIPENVHFGGTVRSLSEKQRHEIPRKMEDIIRSVAATWGATFDFTYIHGAPVTANEPAMTELMRQTAADLWGPESVVEMPKPHMGSEDYCYFLEKVPGAMGMLGAAKAGAKIYPGHHPKFDFDERCLPLGVQLLSLSSLRFLNSA